The following proteins are encoded in a genomic region of Serinus canaria isolate serCan28SL12 chromosome 15, serCan2020, whole genome shotgun sequence:
- the MPHOSPH9 gene encoding M-phase phosphoprotein 9 isoform X6, whose translation MENSDVVNSVQETPLSSADSGGRNTHSSVCNLNSNSRSPSSNPSGVSGYSGNTRSSLKPGSVELLASFMQDIQNIGHANSEIVRNCETRWIQLLRLVEKQCQEQINAQQEQFHHQIQLIQDEIKQLVRLQSSTWARSRAVPSQLSHTFPSLPGPMGMCSEAFEEQESLVSQLRSGEGDAQAEASGAQQECAGSEASMNSGYGSLSASELSPAQPGPSAGQPPPGAGLHGQAGSLQNKGELPAKKTEENRSSGRSDSLVFPAGLEHKADEDHPCGKKPSKSLTSWAQKLKQTQPKRVTADEACVNSMQENERVKTLPLENTNLTDAALPPYTFYLSEPKESPNSVVSEASGLSYWKLDEKEMYHTLPENFRSELPDVFSTKVSPVQTSHSSQLDDSPTHPASSRAVHMDLWRNHPFQSENRASSPFPVAHRDADKDNSVNTEEEETLTLTPSSLTQCADSSLPDYSLSVASLEDPVVMSKIRQNLREKHARHIADLRAYYDSEIQSLKQQLESSHKTAASEELKKINQSLADRCDQLDSALNEANAHIKALENKNNQLEKQVADWRERFYAISDNSKALQERLEEMRTSHKEKDNTISRLQSRLRELEEAFEKAYRLSDNKNTRLQEENKMFQNLLGEYESLGKEHERVKDTLNTTENKLLDANTEISDLKRTILKLEAQLKQVEHENALKLRHISENRLRTSCANKLGTPDVSRRKWLIPGAEYSIFTGQPLEGQESPKDNRLEETYIPSRHHSPPEKDSSQEDSSTNTTENKENEMSEAPIIKAFKELEEGKILKDWGTQTEKEDAPAKPSTRRQTVGFVEPSLVANRSPEKGRDQHRPKRFSSPSGQRSSSLPPANRKSSTPTRREIMLAPVSVTYSPKRSPKENLSPGFSHLLSRNENTVTRFDILLDDLETGATSTLQHNNPRKRLQFNSLDDAEGRQQSGVRHSSCTESVSNGMKKAAAWEERSQRHEAVQSPCEEDFKYPARIPTLAETERLFDELTHEKQQIEAALSRIPCSGGRMTLQARLNQEALEDRLERINRDLGLIRMTLKRFHVLRTSANL comes from the exons ATGGAAAACAGCGATGTGGTGAATTCTGTCCAAGAAACCCCTTTGTCCTCTGCAGACTCTGGTGGCAGAAACACCCACAGCTCTGTCTGCAACTTGAATTCTAACAG TAGAAGTCCTTCATCCAATCCCAGTGGAGTTTCTGGTTACTCAGGGAATACCAGGTCCTCATTAAAGCCTGGATCTGTTGAGCTGCTTGCCTCCTTTATGCAAGATATCCAGAACATTGGACATGCTAACTCAGAAATTGTGAGGAACTGTGAG ACAAGGTGGATACAGCTACTGAGACTGGTAGAAAAACAATGCCAGGAACAAATAAATGCCCAGCAAGAGCAGTTCCACCATCAAATCCAA CTGATTCAGGATGAGATAAAGCAGCTGGTGAGgttgcagagcagcacctgggccAGGAGCCgggctgtgccctcccagctcagccacaccttcccctccctgccggGCCCCATGGGGATGTGCTCGGAGGCCtttgaggagcaggagagcctCGTGAGCCAGCTGAGATCTGGAGAGGGGGATGCCCAGGCCGAGGCCTCGGGGGCGCAGCAGGAATGTGCGGGCAGCGAGGCCTCCATGAACAGCGGCTACGGCTCCCTGTCCGCATcggagctgagccctgcccagcccggccccagCGCGGGGCAGCCTCCCCCCGGGGCAGGGCTGCACGGCCAGGCAGGCAGCCTCCAGAATAAAGGAGAACTTCCAGcaaaaaaaacagaggagaatCGTTCATCGGGAAGGAGTGATAGTTTGGTTTTTCCTGCTGGATTGGAGCATAAAGCTGATGAAGATCATCCAtgtgggaaaaaacccag TAAATCTTTAACATCATGGGCACAAAAGTTGAAACAGACCCAACCAAAAAGAGTAACTGCAGATGAAGCATGTGTGAACTCTATGCAAGAAAATGAGAGAGTGAAGACATTACCACTTGAGAAT ACAAACCTTACTGATGCTGCTTTGCCACCATACACTTTTTACCTCAGTGAACCCAAGGAAAGCCCAAATTCCGTAGTGTCAGAAGCTTCAG gaCTTTCATATTGGAAATTAGATGAAAAGGAGATGTATCACACTTTACCAGAGAATTTCAGAAGTGAGTTGCCTGATGTTTTCTCCACAAAAGTATCACCAGTTCAG ACAAGTCATTCATCTCAGTTGGATGATTCTCCAACacaccctgccagcagcagagctgtgcacatGGACCTGTGGAGAAATCACCCATTCCAGAGTGAAAACAGGGCCAGCTCTCCTTTCCCAGTGGCTCACAGGGATGCTGACAAGGATAATTCTGTCAACactgaggaggaagaaacaCTGACTCTAACTCCATCTTCTCTCACTCAGTGTGCTGACAGCAGTTTGCCAGATTACAGCCTTTCAGTGGCATCTCTTGAAGATCCTGTGGTAATGTCAaa GATTAGGCAGAACCTGAGGGAAAAGCACGCTCGACACATTGCTGACCTACGAGCTTACTATGACTCTGAGATCCAGAGCttgaaacagcagctggagtCCAGCCACAAAACTGCTGCATCTGAGGAGCTGAAGAAAATCAATCAAAGCCTTGCTGACAG GTGTGACCAGCTAGATTCAGCTCTGAATGAAGCAAATGCTCACATAAAAGCCCTTGAAAATAAGAATAATCAACTAGAAAAGCAAGTG GCAGATTGGAGGGAGCGTTTCTATGCCATCAGTGACAACTCCAAGGCCCTGCAGGAGCGGCTCGAGGAGATGCGCACGAGCCACAAGGAGAAGGACAACACCATCAGCCGCCTGCAGTCCCggctcagggagctggaggaggcttTTGAGAAGGCTTACAGGTTGTCTGACAATAAAAACACAAGGctccaggaagaaaacaaaatgtttcaaaat cttTTAGGAGAATACGAATCCCTTGGAAAAGAACATGAAAGAGTAAAG GATACGTTAAATacaactgaaaacaaattgCTTGATGCAAACACAGAGATTTCTGATTTGAAAAG GACAATTTTAAAACTTGAAGCTCAGCTCAAGCAGGTGGAACATGAAAATGCCCTGAAACTTCGCCATATAAGTGAAAATCGTTTAAGAACCTCTTGTGCCAA CAAGTTGGGAACTCCTGATGTCAGCAGGAGAAAGTGGTTGATACCAGGAGCTGAATATTCCATCTTCACTGGGCAGCCTTTGGAGGGCCAGGAAAGCCCCAAAGACAACAGGCTGGAAGAAACCTATATTCCTTCTAG GCACCATTCTCCTCCTGAGAAAGACTCCTCACAGGAAGACTCTTCAACcaacacaacagaaaataaagaaaatgagatgtCAGAAGCACCAATTATAAAAGCCTTTAAAGAacttgaagaaggaaaaattcttAAAGATTGGGGtacacagacagaaaaagaagatgCACCAGCTA aaCCATCAACTCGACGTCAGACTGTGGGGTTTGTTGAACCTTCTTTGGTTGCAAACAGATCtccagagaaagggagagaCCAGCACAGACCCAAACGCTTCAGCTCCCCTTCTGGCCAGAGGTCATCGTCCCTTCCTCCTGCCAACAGGAAATCCAGCACTCCCA CAAGAAGAGAGATAATGTTGGCACCAGTGTCTGTGACATACAGCCCAAAACGATCTCCAAAGGAAAACCTCTCTCCTGGATTTAGCCATTTGctcagcagaaatgaaaacacagtgaCAAG GTTTGATATACTTCTAGATGACCTGGAAACTGGTGCTACTTCTACTTTACAGCACAATAATCCAAGGAAAAGGCTCCAGTTTAACTCACTAGACGATGCAGAAG GAAGGCAGCAGTCAGGTGTCAGGCACAGCTCCTGTACTGAATCTGTCAGTAATGGaatgaagaaagcagcagcttgggaggagaggagccagAGACACGAGGCAGTGCAATCACCTTGTGAGGAAGACTTCAAGTACCCAGCAAGGATTCCAACTCTGGCTGAAACAGAGAGGCTTTTTGATGAGCTGACTCACGAAAAGCAACAG aTTGAGGCTGCACTCAGCCGAATCCCTTGTTCTGGTGGAAGAATGACCTTGCAAGCAAGACTAAATCAG GAAGCCCTGGAAGATCGTTTGGAAAGAATTAACAGAGATTTGGGGTTAATACGAATGACTCTGAAAAGATTTCATGTTTTGAGAACCTCTGCAAATCTTTGA
- the MPHOSPH9 gene encoding M-phase phosphoprotein 9 isoform X2, with product MENSDVVNSVQETPLSSADSGGRNTHSSVCNLNSNRSPSSNPSGVSGYSGNTRSSLKPGSVELLASFMQDIQNIGHANSEIVRNCETRWIQLLRLVEKQCQEQINAQQEQFHHQIQLIQDEIKQLVRLQSSTWARSRAVPSQLSHTFPSLPGPMGMCSEAFEEQESLVSQLRSGEGDAQAEASGAQQECAGSEASMNSGYGSLSASELSPAQPGPSAGQPPPGAGLHGQAGSLQNKGELPAKKTEENRSSGRSDSLVFPAGLEHKADEDHPCGKKPSKSLTSWAQKLKQTQPKRVTADEACVNSMQENERVKTLPLENTNLTDAALPPYTFYLSEPKESPNSVVSEASGLSYWKLDEKEMYHTLPENFRSELPDVFSTKVSPVQLSSADERKLSSLKDIYHKRQRENKQMPDQSFMPSSQPSHPPEILTLDPTLHMKPGQQNQGLSFFRTPADSAPFSPDSMAEPGFPSHCDTDSFSQTSHSSQLDDSPTHPASSRAVHMDLWRNHPFQSENRASSPFPVAHRDADKDNSVNTEEEETLTLTPSSLTQCADSSLPDYSLSVASLEDPVVMSKIRQNLREKHARHIADLRAYYDSEIQSLKQQLESSHKTAASEELKKINQSLADRCDQLDSALNEANAHIKALENKNNQLEKQVADWRERFYAISDNSKALQERLEEMRTSHKEKDNTISRLQSRLRELEEAFEKAYRLSDNKNTRLQEENKMFQNLLGEYESLGKEHERVKDTLNTTENKLLDANTEISDLKRTILKLEAQLKQVEHENALKLRHISENRLRTSCANKLGTPDVSRRKWLIPGAEYSIFTGQPLEGQESPKDNRLEETYIPSRHHSPPEKDSSQEDSSTNTTENKENEMSEAPIIKAFKELEEGKILKDWGTQTEKEDAPAKPSTRRQTVGFVEPSLVANRSPEKGRDQHRPKRFSSPSGQRSSSLPPANRKSSTPTRREIMLAPVSVTYSPKRSPKENLSPGFSHLLSRNENTVTRFDILLDDLETGATSTLQHNNPRKRLQFNSLDDAEGRQQSGVRHSSCTESVSNGMKKAAAWEERSQRHEAVQSPCEEDFKYPARIPTLAETERLFDELTHEKQQIEAALSRIPCSGGRMTLQARLNQEALEDRLERINRDLGLIRMTLKRFHVLRTSANL from the exons ATGGAAAACAGCGATGTGGTGAATTCTGTCCAAGAAACCCCTTTGTCCTCTGCAGACTCTGGTGGCAGAAACACCCACAGCTCTGTCTGCAACTTGAATTCTAACAG AAGTCCTTCATCCAATCCCAGTGGAGTTTCTGGTTACTCAGGGAATACCAGGTCCTCATTAAAGCCTGGATCTGTTGAGCTGCTTGCCTCCTTTATGCAAGATATCCAGAACATTGGACATGCTAACTCAGAAATTGTGAGGAACTGTGAG ACAAGGTGGATACAGCTACTGAGACTGGTAGAAAAACAATGCCAGGAACAAATAAATGCCCAGCAAGAGCAGTTCCACCATCAAATCCAA CTGATTCAGGATGAGATAAAGCAGCTGGTGAGgttgcagagcagcacctgggccAGGAGCCgggctgtgccctcccagctcagccacaccttcccctccctgccggGCCCCATGGGGATGTGCTCGGAGGCCtttgaggagcaggagagcctCGTGAGCCAGCTGAGATCTGGAGAGGGGGATGCCCAGGCCGAGGCCTCGGGGGCGCAGCAGGAATGTGCGGGCAGCGAGGCCTCCATGAACAGCGGCTACGGCTCCCTGTCCGCATcggagctgagccctgcccagcccggccccagCGCGGGGCAGCCTCCCCCCGGGGCAGGGCTGCACGGCCAGGCAGGCAGCCTCCAGAATAAAGGAGAACTTCCAGcaaaaaaaacagaggagaatCGTTCATCGGGAAGGAGTGATAGTTTGGTTTTTCCTGCTGGATTGGAGCATAAAGCTGATGAAGATCATCCAtgtgggaaaaaacccag TAAATCTTTAACATCATGGGCACAAAAGTTGAAACAGACCCAACCAAAAAGAGTAACTGCAGATGAAGCATGTGTGAACTCTATGCAAGAAAATGAGAGAGTGAAGACATTACCACTTGAGAAT ACAAACCTTACTGATGCTGCTTTGCCACCATACACTTTTTACCTCAGTGAACCCAAGGAAAGCCCAAATTCCGTAGTGTCAGAAGCTTCAG gaCTTTCATATTGGAAATTAGATGAAAAGGAGATGTATCACACTTTACCAGAGAATTTCAGAAGTGAGTTGCCTGATGTTTTCTCCACAAAAGTATCACCAGTTCAG TTGTCTTCTGCTGATGAAAGGAAGTTGTCATCACTGAAGGATATTTATCATAAaagacaaagggaaaacaagCAGATGCCAGACCAGAGTTTTATGCCTTCTTCCCAGCCAAGTCACCCACCTGAG ATCTTGACGTTGGATCCAACCCTGCATATGAAGCCAGGCCAGCAGAACCAGGGACTCAGTTTTTTCAGGACTCCTGCAGACTCTGCTCCCTTTTCTCCAGACTCTATGGCAGAGCCCGGATTTCCAAGTCATTGTGACACAGACTCTTTTTCACAGACAAGTCATTCATCTCAGTTGGATGATTCTCCAACacaccctgccagcagcagagctgtgcacatGGACCTGTGGAGAAATCACCCATTCCAGAGTGAAAACAGGGCCAGCTCTCCTTTCCCAGTGGCTCACAGGGATGCTGACAAGGATAATTCTGTCAACactgaggaggaagaaacaCTGACTCTAACTCCATCTTCTCTCACTCAGTGTGCTGACAGCAGTTTGCCAGATTACAGCCTTTCAGTGGCATCTCTTGAAGATCCTGTGGTAATGTCAaa GATTAGGCAGAACCTGAGGGAAAAGCACGCTCGACACATTGCTGACCTACGAGCTTACTATGACTCTGAGATCCAGAGCttgaaacagcagctggagtCCAGCCACAAAACTGCTGCATCTGAGGAGCTGAAGAAAATCAATCAAAGCCTTGCTGACAG GTGTGACCAGCTAGATTCAGCTCTGAATGAAGCAAATGCTCACATAAAAGCCCTTGAAAATAAGAATAATCAACTAGAAAAGCAAGTG GCAGATTGGAGGGAGCGTTTCTATGCCATCAGTGACAACTCCAAGGCCCTGCAGGAGCGGCTCGAGGAGATGCGCACGAGCCACAAGGAGAAGGACAACACCATCAGCCGCCTGCAGTCCCggctcagggagctggaggaggcttTTGAGAAGGCTTACAGGTTGTCTGACAATAAAAACACAAGGctccaggaagaaaacaaaatgtttcaaaat cttTTAGGAGAATACGAATCCCTTGGAAAAGAACATGAAAGAGTAAAG GATACGTTAAATacaactgaaaacaaattgCTTGATGCAAACACAGAGATTTCTGATTTGAAAAG GACAATTTTAAAACTTGAAGCTCAGCTCAAGCAGGTGGAACATGAAAATGCCCTGAAACTTCGCCATATAAGTGAAAATCGTTTAAGAACCTCTTGTGCCAA CAAGTTGGGAACTCCTGATGTCAGCAGGAGAAAGTGGTTGATACCAGGAGCTGAATATTCCATCTTCACTGGGCAGCCTTTGGAGGGCCAGGAAAGCCCCAAAGACAACAGGCTGGAAGAAACCTATATTCCTTCTAG GCACCATTCTCCTCCTGAGAAAGACTCCTCACAGGAAGACTCTTCAACcaacacaacagaaaataaagaaaatgagatgtCAGAAGCACCAATTATAAAAGCCTTTAAAGAacttgaagaaggaaaaattcttAAAGATTGGGGtacacagacagaaaaagaagatgCACCAGCTA aaCCATCAACTCGACGTCAGACTGTGGGGTTTGTTGAACCTTCTTTGGTTGCAAACAGATCtccagagaaagggagagaCCAGCACAGACCCAAACGCTTCAGCTCCCCTTCTGGCCAGAGGTCATCGTCCCTTCCTCCTGCCAACAGGAAATCCAGCACTCCCA CAAGAAGAGAGATAATGTTGGCACCAGTGTCTGTGACATACAGCCCAAAACGATCTCCAAAGGAAAACCTCTCTCCTGGATTTAGCCATTTGctcagcagaaatgaaaacacagtgaCAAG GTTTGATATACTTCTAGATGACCTGGAAACTGGTGCTACTTCTACTTTACAGCACAATAATCCAAGGAAAAGGCTCCAGTTTAACTCACTAGACGATGCAGAAG GAAGGCAGCAGTCAGGTGTCAGGCACAGCTCCTGTACTGAATCTGTCAGTAATGGaatgaagaaagcagcagcttgggaggagaggagccagAGACACGAGGCAGTGCAATCACCTTGTGAGGAAGACTTCAAGTACCCAGCAAGGATTCCAACTCTGGCTGAAACAGAGAGGCTTTTTGATGAGCTGACTCACGAAAAGCAACAG aTTGAGGCTGCACTCAGCCGAATCCCTTGTTCTGGTGGAAGAATGACCTTGCAAGCAAGACTAAATCAG GAAGCCCTGGAAGATCGTTTGGAAAGAATTAACAGAGATTTGGGGTTAATACGAATGACTCTGAAAAGATTTCATGTTTTGAGAACCTCTGCAAATCTTTGA
- the MPHOSPH9 gene encoding M-phase phosphoprotein 9 isoform X7: MENSDVVNSVQETPLSSADSGGRNTHSSVCNLNSNSRSPSSNPSGVSGYSGNTRSSLKPGSVELLASFMQDIQNIGHANSEIVRNCETRWIQLLRLVEKQCQEQINAQQEQFHHQIQLIQDEIKQLVRLQSSTWARSRAVPSQLSHTFPSLPGPMGMCSEAFEEQESLVSQLRSGEGDAQAEASGAQQECAGSEASMNSGYGSLSASELSPAQPGPSAGQPPPGAGLHGQAGSLQNKGELPAKKTEENRSSGRSDSLVFPAGLEHKADEDHPCGKKPSKSLTSWAQKLKQTQPKRVTADEACVNSMQENERVKTLPLENTNLTDAALPPYTFYLSEPKESPNSVVSEASGLSYWKLDEKEMYHTLPENFRSELPDVFSTKVSPVQLSSADERKLSSLKDIYHKRQRENKQMPDQSFMPSSQPSHPPECADSSLPDYSLSVASLEDPVVMSKIRQNLREKHARHIADLRAYYDSEIQSLKQQLESSHKTAASEELKKINQSLADRCDQLDSALNEANAHIKALENKNNQLEKQVADWRERFYAISDNSKALQERLEEMRTSHKEKDNTISRLQSRLRELEEAFEKAYRLSDNKNTRLQEENKMFQNLLGEYESLGKEHERVKDTLNTTENKLLDANTEISDLKRTILKLEAQLKQVEHENALKLRHISENRLRTSCANKLGTPDVSRRKWLIPGAEYSIFTGQPLEGQESPKDNRLEETYIPSRHHSPPEKDSSQEDSSTNTTENKENEMSEAPIIKAFKELEEGKILKDWGTQTEKEDAPAKPSTRRQTVGFVEPSLVANRSPEKGRDQHRPKRFSSPSGQRSSSLPPANRKSSTPTRREIMLAPVSVTYSPKRSPKENLSPGFSHLLSRNENTVTRFDILLDDLETGATSTLQHNNPRKRLQFNSLDDAEGRQQSGVRHSSCTESVSNGMKKAAAWEERSQRHEAVQSPCEEDFKYPARIPTLAETERLFDELTHEKQQIEAALSRIPCSGGRMTLQARLNQEALEDRLERINRDLGLIRMTLKRFHVLRTSANL, encoded by the exons ATGGAAAACAGCGATGTGGTGAATTCTGTCCAAGAAACCCCTTTGTCCTCTGCAGACTCTGGTGGCAGAAACACCCACAGCTCTGTCTGCAACTTGAATTCTAACAG TAGAAGTCCTTCATCCAATCCCAGTGGAGTTTCTGGTTACTCAGGGAATACCAGGTCCTCATTAAAGCCTGGATCTGTTGAGCTGCTTGCCTCCTTTATGCAAGATATCCAGAACATTGGACATGCTAACTCAGAAATTGTGAGGAACTGTGAG ACAAGGTGGATACAGCTACTGAGACTGGTAGAAAAACAATGCCAGGAACAAATAAATGCCCAGCAAGAGCAGTTCCACCATCAAATCCAA CTGATTCAGGATGAGATAAAGCAGCTGGTGAGgttgcagagcagcacctgggccAGGAGCCgggctgtgccctcccagctcagccacaccttcccctccctgccggGCCCCATGGGGATGTGCTCGGAGGCCtttgaggagcaggagagcctCGTGAGCCAGCTGAGATCTGGAGAGGGGGATGCCCAGGCCGAGGCCTCGGGGGCGCAGCAGGAATGTGCGGGCAGCGAGGCCTCCATGAACAGCGGCTACGGCTCCCTGTCCGCATcggagctgagccctgcccagcccggccccagCGCGGGGCAGCCTCCCCCCGGGGCAGGGCTGCACGGCCAGGCAGGCAGCCTCCAGAATAAAGGAGAACTTCCAGcaaaaaaaacagaggagaatCGTTCATCGGGAAGGAGTGATAGTTTGGTTTTTCCTGCTGGATTGGAGCATAAAGCTGATGAAGATCATCCAtgtgggaaaaaacccag TAAATCTTTAACATCATGGGCACAAAAGTTGAAACAGACCCAACCAAAAAGAGTAACTGCAGATGAAGCATGTGTGAACTCTATGCAAGAAAATGAGAGAGTGAAGACATTACCACTTGAGAAT ACAAACCTTACTGATGCTGCTTTGCCACCATACACTTTTTACCTCAGTGAACCCAAGGAAAGCCCAAATTCCGTAGTGTCAGAAGCTTCAG gaCTTTCATATTGGAAATTAGATGAAAAGGAGATGTATCACACTTTACCAGAGAATTTCAGAAGTGAGTTGCCTGATGTTTTCTCCACAAAAGTATCACCAGTTCAG TTGTCTTCTGCTGATGAAAGGAAGTTGTCATCACTGAAGGATATTTATCATAAaagacaaagggaaaacaagCAGATGCCAGACCAGAGTTTTATGCCTTCTTCCCAGCCAAGTCACCCACCTGAG TGTGCTGACAGCAGTTTGCCAGATTACAGCCTTTCAGTGGCATCTCTTGAAGATCCTGTGGTAATGTCAaa GATTAGGCAGAACCTGAGGGAAAAGCACGCTCGACACATTGCTGACCTACGAGCTTACTATGACTCTGAGATCCAGAGCttgaaacagcagctggagtCCAGCCACAAAACTGCTGCATCTGAGGAGCTGAAGAAAATCAATCAAAGCCTTGCTGACAG GTGTGACCAGCTAGATTCAGCTCTGAATGAAGCAAATGCTCACATAAAAGCCCTTGAAAATAAGAATAATCAACTAGAAAAGCAAGTG GCAGATTGGAGGGAGCGTTTCTATGCCATCAGTGACAACTCCAAGGCCCTGCAGGAGCGGCTCGAGGAGATGCGCACGAGCCACAAGGAGAAGGACAACACCATCAGCCGCCTGCAGTCCCggctcagggagctggaggaggcttTTGAGAAGGCTTACAGGTTGTCTGACAATAAAAACACAAGGctccaggaagaaaacaaaatgtttcaaaat cttTTAGGAGAATACGAATCCCTTGGAAAAGAACATGAAAGAGTAAAG GATACGTTAAATacaactgaaaacaaattgCTTGATGCAAACACAGAGATTTCTGATTTGAAAAG GACAATTTTAAAACTTGAAGCTCAGCTCAAGCAGGTGGAACATGAAAATGCCCTGAAACTTCGCCATATAAGTGAAAATCGTTTAAGAACCTCTTGTGCCAA CAAGTTGGGAACTCCTGATGTCAGCAGGAGAAAGTGGTTGATACCAGGAGCTGAATATTCCATCTTCACTGGGCAGCCTTTGGAGGGCCAGGAAAGCCCCAAAGACAACAGGCTGGAAGAAACCTATATTCCTTCTAG GCACCATTCTCCTCCTGAGAAAGACTCCTCACAGGAAGACTCTTCAACcaacacaacagaaaataaagaaaatgagatgtCAGAAGCACCAATTATAAAAGCCTTTAAAGAacttgaagaaggaaaaattcttAAAGATTGGGGtacacagacagaaaaagaagatgCACCAGCTA aaCCATCAACTCGACGTCAGACTGTGGGGTTTGTTGAACCTTCTTTGGTTGCAAACAGATCtccagagaaagggagagaCCAGCACAGACCCAAACGCTTCAGCTCCCCTTCTGGCCAGAGGTCATCGTCCCTTCCTCCTGCCAACAGGAAATCCAGCACTCCCA CAAGAAGAGAGATAATGTTGGCACCAGTGTCTGTGACATACAGCCCAAAACGATCTCCAAAGGAAAACCTCTCTCCTGGATTTAGCCATTTGctcagcagaaatgaaaacacagtgaCAAG GTTTGATATACTTCTAGATGACCTGGAAACTGGTGCTACTTCTACTTTACAGCACAATAATCCAAGGAAAAGGCTCCAGTTTAACTCACTAGACGATGCAGAAG GAAGGCAGCAGTCAGGTGTCAGGCACAGCTCCTGTACTGAATCTGTCAGTAATGGaatgaagaaagcagcagcttgggaggagaggagccagAGACACGAGGCAGTGCAATCACCTTGTGAGGAAGACTTCAAGTACCCAGCAAGGATTCCAACTCTGGCTGAAACAGAGAGGCTTTTTGATGAGCTGACTCACGAAAAGCAACAG aTTGAGGCTGCACTCAGCCGAATCCCTTGTTCTGGTGGAAGAATGACCTTGCAAGCAAGACTAAATCAG GAAGCCCTGGAAGATCGTTTGGAAAGAATTAACAGAGATTTGGGGTTAATACGAATGACTCTGAAAAGATTTCATGTTTTGAGAACCTCTGCAAATCTTTGA